A segment of the Nitrospinota bacterium genome:
GGCGCCGCCGGGTTTGGCGGCGGACGGCGACAACGTGGGGCTTGTCATCGGCGATCCCGCGGCCCGCTGCGCCGGGATTGTGGTGGCGCTGGACCTCACCGGAGAGGCGGTTGCGGCCGCCGTCGCGGCGCGGGCCAACCTCATCGTCGTCCACCACCCGCCGATTTATTATCCGCTGAAGCGGATCGATCTTTCCACGCCGCGGGGGCGGATCATCGCCGCCGTATTGCGTCATGGCATCGCGGTCTACGCCATGCACACCAATCTAGATTTCGCCCCCACGGGGCTTAACGATTATGTGGCGCGGCTGGTGGGGCTGAAAAATGTCCGGCCCGCCGCGGGGCCGGGGAAAGCGGTGTACCGCATCGGCACGTTGGGCGGTGGAATGACCGCCGCCGCGTTTACCCTTCAGGTGAAGAAGGCGCTGAACATTTCATCGGCGCGTTTGTACGGCGATGGAAAAAAGACGGTTAAGGCCGTGGCGGTCTGCACCGGATCGGGGGCGGATCTGCTGGCCGACGCGGCCGCGCGCGGGGCTGATCTGCTGCTGACCGGCGAGGTGCGCCACCACAACGCGATGGAATGCGCGGGGCGCGGAATGTGTATGATAGACGGCGGGCATCTGGGCACGGAACGGCCGATGGTGGCGCTGGTTGCGGCCTATTTTAAAAAGATGATGGCAAAATCCGGAAAAAGGACTAGAATCACACCCTTATACATTGAAGAACCATTTAGGGACTATTGAGGAACGCGGTGGAAAAAAACCTGGAACTTCTTATTGATCTGCAAAAGGCCGACGACGAAATCACCCGGATGGAAGCGGTCATCGGCGCTTTCCCCGCGCAGTTGAGCCAGCACGGGTCGGCGCTGGGCAAGGACAAGGCCGCATACGAGGAGTACAAGAAGAACCTCGAGGCCGTCAACAAGGCGCGGCTGGAAAAAGAGCGCGAGGTGGAAGAGAAGAAGGCGGCCATCGTCAAATCCCGCATGAAGCTTAACGACGTGAAGACCAATCAGGAGTATCACGCCGCCCAGCAGGAAATCAAAAACATGGAAGAGGCCATCGGGCGGCTGGAAGACGAGCAGCTTGAGATCATGGAGCGCCTCGACACGGCGAAGGCCGAAGAAAAAGGCCTTAAGGAAAAAGTCGCGGCGGAGGAAAAGGAATTCGCCGCGTTCAAGGCGGTGAAGGAAAAGGAACTGGCGGAAGTCAGGGCGAAGGCCGAAGCGGCCCACGCGCGGCGCAACGGCATCGCCGCCGCCGTCGAGCCGGGCAGCCTGTCGCAGTACGACCGGGTGTTCAAGGCGCGCGGGCGCAAGGCGGTGGCCGAGCTGAAAAACGGCTTCTGCTCCGCCTGCCACCAGATGGTGTTGCCGCAACTGGCGCTGGAAGTCCGCACCGGCGCGCGCCTGCACAACTGCCCGCACTGCAACCGGTTCCTTTACGCGCTTCCTGACTCGAAATAATTTTGGCGAAGGCGGACAGACGGCCGCCGCGCCCGGCAACGGGGGCGGAGGAAAGTCCGGACACCATAGAGCGGGGCACTCTTTAACGAAGAGCGGGAGCAATCCCAGGGAAAGTGCCACAGAAAAGATACCGCCCCTACATTGGGGTAAGGGTGAAATGGCGAGGTAAGAGCTCACCGGGCCGGCGGCGACGCCGGCCGCATGGAAAACCCTGTCCGGTGCAAGGCCAAATAGGGGGGCGTTTCTCCGCAAGGAGAAGGGAAGCTGCTCGCTTCCTGCCCCCGGGTTGGCTGCTTGATCCCGCCGGCAACGGCGGGGCTTAGAGAA
Coding sequences within it:
- a CDS encoding Nif3-like dinuclear metal center hexameric protein is translated as MKDVMRLCERLAPPGLAADGDNVGLVIGDPAARCAGIVVALDLTGEAVAAAVAARANLIVVHHPPIYYPLKRIDLSTPRGRIIAAVLRHGIAVYAMHTNLDFAPTGLNDYVARLVGLKNVRPAAGPGKAVYRIGTLGGGMTAAAFTLQVKKALNISSARLYGDGKKTVKAVAVCTGSGADLLADAAARGADLLLTGEVRHHNAMECAGRGMCMIDGGHLGTERPMVALVAAYFKKMMAKSGKRTRITPLYIEEPFRDY